The Thermococcus henrietii genome segment AGCTCTCGGTTCCAAGGGTAATCCGCGGTAGGCTCTACCGGGTCATACTCCTCAAGAAGGCTGCGATGCTGTGCTACAACTGTTAAAAGGTGATTTAAACGTGATACCTGATTGGATGCTTAGAGTCTCCGTTTCTTGTCCCTCTTAATTTCCTCAATGAGCTCTTTTAGTGCCTTCTGGCGCTCGACTTTTGAGTAGAACTCATATTCATCCTTTAGAAACTCGTAGTGCTCTCTCTCATCCTCAGCGAGGCGCTCCATGAGCTTTTTGTGCTCTGGATTTTCCAGGAGCTCTGCGAGGAGCAGGTAGAGCATCTCGGAGAGCTTTTCGGCGTCCATCCCTATCTCAAGAACCCGCAGGTAATCTCCGACAGTTCTAAGTCGGTAGTCTTTTTCTGAGAAGACCCTTGCCCAGCTCTTCAGATGAACCTTCGGAACATCCTCGCCGGGAAACAGGCTCTCGAACAGCCGGGAAACCTCCGAGTCGTGGTCCTTCTCCATCTCCAAGAACTCCCTGAACTTGTCCCGTGGGTAGCCGTCCGGCAGGTTCTCGTAGAGGAAGCGGTACAGGTTCGTTGAGTCCACTTCCCCCTTGAGGATGTATGCCATTATCTCCTTCAATGATTTTTGAGACAGCTCCCTAACGGCCTTTCGGATTTCCTCCCTCACGCTGGCTTTTTCCATGAAGAGCTCTAAGGCTCTGCCCATGGCATCACCCTCCTCAGATTAGGCGGAATCGTATAAAACCCTTGTCATATATCGAAGGTTGAGCCAACAGGTTCTTAAGCTCGGACTCCAAACCAAGCCAGGGGATTGCCATGGGAGTCAGTGCCCTT includes the following:
- a CDS encoding ferritin family protein, whose amino-acid sequence is MGRALELFMEKASVREEIRKAVRELSQKSLKEIMAYILKGEVDSTNLYRFLYENLPDGYPRDKFREFLEMEKDHDSEVSRLFESLFPGEDVPKVHLKSWARVFSEKDYRLRTVGDYLRVLEIGMDAEKLSEMLYLLLAELLENPEHKKLMERLAEDEREHYEFLKDEYEFYSKVERQKALKELIEEIKRDKKRRL